Proteins encoded together in one Peribacillus asahii window:
- a CDS encoding enoyl-CoA hydratase — MEYLKLAVEDHVAFITINRAPANALSTGMIKEISEALDEISQNEEVRVILLHGEGRFFSAGADIKEITEIENGSAFSALAENGQAVLEKIEKFPKPVIAAIHGAALGGGLELAMSCHIRLVTEQAKLGLPELQLGLIPGFAGTQRLPRYVGTAKAAEMLFTSEPITGVEAVQYGLANRAYSDEELLPKAKELAFKVAKKSPLALKAIIEQLNYLKHDSYYKGVANEVAQFGTIFESNDAKEGISAFIEKREPLFTGK, encoded by the coding sequence ATGGAGTACTTAAAGCTTGCAGTTGAGGACCATGTTGCTTTTATTACGATTAATAGAGCACCTGCAAATGCACTTTCTACAGGAATGATTAAGGAGATATCCGAAGCCTTAGATGAAATCAGTCAGAATGAAGAAGTGAGAGTTATCTTGCTCCACGGTGAAGGAAGATTCTTTTCAGCAGGAGCAGATATTAAGGAAATTACTGAAATTGAAAATGGTTCCGCATTCTCTGCCTTAGCTGAGAATGGACAAGCAGTATTAGAAAAAATCGAAAAATTCCCAAAGCCGGTCATTGCTGCTATTCACGGAGCTGCATTAGGCGGTGGTCTTGAATTAGCGATGTCTTGTCATATTCGCTTAGTAACAGAACAAGCAAAGCTTGGTTTACCAGAACTGCAATTAGGTTTAATCCCAGGTTTTGCAGGTACACAACGACTTCCACGTTATGTAGGTACAGCCAAAGCTGCGGAAATGTTATTTACAAGTGAACCGATTACAGGAGTTGAAGCTGTCCAATATGGTCTAGCGAACCGAGCTTACTCCGATGAAGAATTACTTCCAAAAGCGAAAGAACTAGCTTTTAAAGTAGCGAAGAAAAGCCCTCTTGCTCTAAAAGCTATTATTGAACAATTAAACTATTTAAAGCATGACTCTTATTACAAAGGTGTGGCAAATGAAGTAGCACAATTTGGAACAATTTTCGAGTCAAACGATGCAAAAGAAGGAATTAGTGCATTCATTGAAAAAAGAGAACCGCTTTTTACGGGTAAATAA
- a CDS encoding TetR/AcrR family transcriptional regulator, with protein MKSSRPKYMQIIDAAVIVIAQNGYHQAQVSKIAKQAGVADGTIYLYFKNKEDILISLFREKMGYFVEQIQEGIKEKSSAVDKLFVLIQKHFQILSEDPNLAIVTQLELRQSNKELRHRINDVLKGYLSLVDRIVIEGKETGEFRSTLNVKLMKNMIFGTMDEVATTWVMNDQKYSLTDLVPEVHRLLTNGCSSSN; from the coding sequence GTGAAAAGTAGTAGGCCAAAGTATATGCAAATTATTGATGCAGCCGTTATTGTTATTGCTCAAAATGGTTACCATCAAGCTCAAGTATCAAAGATTGCTAAGCAAGCGGGAGTAGCAGATGGGACAATCTATCTTTACTTTAAAAATAAAGAAGATATTTTGATTTCATTATTCCGGGAAAAAATGGGTTACTTTGTTGAACAGATTCAAGAAGGTATTAAAGAAAAATCCAGCGCAGTGGATAAATTGTTTGTCTTGATTCAAAAACATTTTCAAATCCTTTCAGAAGACCCGAACTTAGCCATCGTGACTCAATTAGAATTAAGGCAATCTAATAAAGAATTGCGTCATAGGATTAATGATGTGTTAAAAGGATATTTAAGCCTTGTGGATCGAATCGTTATCGAGGGAAAAGAAACGGGAGAATTCAGGTCTACCCTTAATGTCAAGCTCATGAAAAATATGATTTTTGGCACAATGGATGAAGTAGCAACAACTTGGGTGATGAATGACCAAAAATATTCACTAACAGATCTTGTCCCAGAAGTTCATCGATTATTAACAAATGGTTGTAGTTCTAGTAATTAA
- a CDS encoding AMP-binding protein, which yields MSNKPWQQMYPEGIPTTLIYDDKPVQTYLKESAVKHPYKASIHFMGRELTFKEVYESSLKFAAYLKELGLEKGDRVAILLPNCPQAVISYFGILMAEGVVVQTNPTYTERELEYQMKDAEAKIIVTMDILFPRVAKIAPKTNIQHIIVTAIKDYLPFPKNLIYPSIQKKQYGIVVKVEHAGNHHLFKEVMKQDVPEEISSSCDIDHDVALLQYTGGTTGFPKGVMLTHKNLIANTKMCQAWLYKSRPGQEKVLGILPFFHVYGMTTVLLLSVLDGNMMLLLPKFDVETVLKTIHKHKPTIFPGAPTIYIGILNHPDLKKYDLSSIKACLSGSAPLPLEVQEQFERVTGGKLVEGYGLSETSPVTHANFIWDEPRVKGSIGVPWPDTEAAILSLETGEPLGPNEIGEIGIKGPQVMKGYWNRPEDTENTFKNGWLLTGDLGYMDEQGFFYVVERKKDTIIAGGFNIYPREIEEVLYEHEAVQEVIVVGIPDPYRGETVKAYVVLKSGHTVTEQELNEFARKHLAAYKVPRLYEFREELPKTTIGKILRRVLIEEEKKKWAEDEKKA from the coding sequence ATGAGCAATAAACCATGGCAACAGATGTATCCAGAGGGGATACCGACGACGTTGATTTATGATGATAAGCCTGTGCAGACATATTTAAAGGAATCTGCTGTGAAACATCCTTATAAAGCATCTATTCATTTTATGGGTAGAGAGCTTACATTTAAGGAAGTGTATGAATCTTCTTTAAAGTTTGCTGCTTATTTGAAAGAATTAGGTCTTGAAAAAGGTGATCGTGTTGCTATTTTATTGCCCAACTGTCCACAGGCTGTTATTTCGTATTTCGGTATTTTGATGGCTGAAGGCGTTGTTGTACAGACTAATCCCACATATACAGAACGAGAGTTAGAGTATCAAATGAAAGATGCAGAAGCGAAAATAATTGTCACGATGGATATTTTGTTTCCGCGTGTTGCAAAGATTGCCCCGAAAACGAATATCCAACATATTATTGTAACCGCTATCAAAGACTACCTTCCTTTTCCAAAAAACCTTATATATCCTTCTATTCAAAAGAAACAATACGGTATCGTTGTAAAAGTAGAGCATGCTGGCAATCATCATTTATTTAAAGAAGTGATGAAGCAGGATGTACCAGAAGAAATATCTAGTTCATGCGATATCGACCATGATGTAGCCCTATTACAATATACAGGGGGGACAACAGGATTTCCAAAGGGAGTTATGCTGACTCATAAAAACTTAATCGCAAATACGAAGATGTGTCAAGCTTGGTTATATAAAAGCAGACCAGGTCAGGAAAAGGTGCTTGGTATTTTGCCGTTTTTTCATGTATATGGCATGACAACTGTATTGCTGCTGTCCGTTTTGGATGGCAATATGATGCTTCTTTTACCGAAATTTGATGTAGAAACGGTGTTAAAAACGATTCATAAGCACAAACCGACAATATTTCCTGGAGCACCGACTATTTATATTGGAATTTTGAATCACCCTGATTTGAAGAAGTATGACCTTTCTTCTATTAAAGCCTGCCTAAGTGGTTCCGCTCCTCTACCTCTAGAAGTACAGGAACAATTTGAACGGGTCACAGGCGGAAAATTAGTAGAAGGATATGGGCTTTCTGAAACGTCTCCTGTCACACATGCTAACTTTATTTGGGATGAACCGCGTGTAAAGGGGAGCATTGGAGTCCCTTGGCCGGATACGGAAGCCGCGATTTTATCGTTAGAAACAGGCGAACCATTAGGGCCGAATGAAATAGGGGAGATTGGTATTAAAGGTCCCCAAGTGATGAAAGGGTATTGGAATCGCCCAGAGGATACGGAAAATACATTCAAAAACGGCTGGCTTTTAACAGGAGATTTAGGCTATATGGACGAACAAGGCTTTTTCTACGTTGTGGAACGTAAAAAAGATACCATTATCGCAGGCGGTTTTAATATTTATCCGAGAGAGATTGAAGAGGTTCTATATGAACATGAAGCGGTGCAGGAAGTAATAGTCGTTGGAATTCCTGATCCATATCGTGGTGAAACGGTCAAAGCTTATGTCGTTTTGAAATCTGGTCATACAGTCACGGAACAGGAGCTTAATGAGTTTGCTAGAAAGCATTTAGCCGCCTATAAAGTTCCGCGCTTATATGAGTTTAGAGAAGAGCTGCCCAAAACAACGATTGGGAAGATTTTACGTCGAGTGCTCATAGAAGAAGAGAAAAAGAAATGGGCTGAAGATGAAAAGAAAGCATAA
- a CDS encoding DUF350 domain-containing protein, whose protein sequence is MDEIWGNEYVYIAARYSVVILCIIVFLTVFELVTKYKNWEEIKRGNLSVAMATGGKILGISNVFRQSILQNDSLLTMIGWGVYGFVFLVIGYFIFEFMTPAFKIDEEIQKDNRAVGFLSMMISIGLSFVIGSGIS, encoded by the coding sequence ATGGATGAGATTTGGGGAAATGAATATGTGTACATTGCTGCTCGCTATAGTGTCGTGATTTTATGCATCATTGTCTTTTTAACCGTTTTTGAGCTTGTAACGAAGTATAAAAATTGGGAAGAAATTAAGCGTGGAAATCTATCTGTGGCTATGGCCACAGGAGGGAAAATTTTAGGGATTTCCAACGTGTTTCGCCAATCCATTTTACAAAATGATTCCTTATTGACGATGATTGGTTGGGGAGTCTATGGTTTTGTTTTTCTTGTAATTGGTTATTTTATTTTTGAATTTATGACACCAGCGTTTAAAATAGATGAAGAAATCCAAAAAGATAATCGGGCGGTTGGCTTTCTATCGATGATGATTTCAATTGGTTTATCTTTTGTCATCGGCTCTGGAATTTCCTGA
- a CDS encoding endonuclease MutS2, with product MHQKALNTLEFTKIKEQLVSHCTSSIGKDKAVQLAPSTDFDEVVRWQEETDESAKVLRLKGNVPLGGIFDIRPHAKRAQIGGMLSPIELMEIASTIRAGRVLNRFFEEMAEQEIETVLLTEYIESLHPLIDLQQAITYAISEHGEVLDSASEQLRTLRNQLRTNESRVREKLESMIRSSNASKMLSDAIVTIRNDRFVIPVKQEYRSHYGGIIHDQSSSGQTLFIEPQAIVQLNNALQETRVKEQLEIERILTELSVKVGEYTSELLHNVAVLAQLDFVFAKARYAKVINGSKPQLNQEGRVKLFKAKHPLIPADVVVANDIFLGEEFTTIVITGPNTGGKTVTLKTIGLCTLMAQAGLQIPALDGSEVAVFSAVYADIGDEQSIEQSLSTFSSHMVNIVEILEHVDHESLVLFDELGAGTDPQEGAALAISILDEVYKRGARVIATTHYPELKAYGYDREGVINASVEFDVESLRPTYKLLIGVPGRSNAFEISKRLGLNEKVINHARSHIGEETNQVETMIASLEASRRQAEEEEKEAADYLKQSEKLHRDLQQQIAEYYNERDKLMEKASTEAAAIVENAKKEAEKIIRDLRKLRLEKRADVKEHELIDAKKRLEEAAPELKKSPKMAVSSQKRAWQPGDEVKVTSFGQKGYLIEKASSDEWHVQMGIMKMKVKEADLEFIKSAQKEKQTKPLTTIKGKDYHVSLELDLRGERYENALSRVEKYIDDALLASYPRVSVIHGKGTGALRQGVQEYLKNHRSVKRIRFGEAGEGGNGVTIVEFK from the coding sequence ATGCATCAAAAAGCATTGAACACATTAGAATTTACAAAAATTAAAGAACAATTAGTTTCCCATTGTACGTCGTCAATTGGGAAAGACAAGGCAGTACAATTAGCTCCATCTACTGATTTTGATGAAGTTGTTAGATGGCAGGAAGAAACGGATGAAAGTGCAAAAGTGCTCCGTTTGAAAGGAAATGTTCCTTTAGGAGGAATTTTCGATATTCGTCCACATGCAAAGCGGGCACAAATTGGCGGAATGTTATCACCGATTGAACTGATGGAGATTGCAAGTACGATTCGAGCAGGGCGCGTATTAAACCGCTTTTTTGAAGAGATGGCCGAGCAAGAAATTGAGACGGTGCTGTTAACGGAATATATTGAATCACTTCACCCATTGATTGATTTACAACAGGCGATTACGTATGCCATTAGTGAGCATGGCGAGGTGCTTGATTCAGCTAGTGAGCAATTGCGTACGCTTCGCAATCAGCTGCGAACAAATGAAAGCCGCGTACGGGAAAAGTTAGAAAGTATGATTCGTTCTTCCAATGCTTCTAAAATGTTATCGGATGCTATTGTGACGATTCGAAATGATCGCTTTGTTATTCCAGTTAAACAAGAATATCGCAGTCATTATGGTGGCATTATTCATGACCAATCTTCTTCAGGTCAAACATTATTTATTGAACCGCAGGCAATTGTACAGCTGAATAATGCTTTGCAAGAAACAAGAGTGAAAGAGCAGTTAGAAATTGAACGTATTTTAACGGAGCTGTCTGTGAAGGTCGGTGAGTATACGTCTGAATTATTACATAATGTAGCGGTACTGGCTCAGCTCGATTTTGTATTTGCAAAAGCCCGTTATGCGAAAGTGATTAATGGTTCTAAACCACAGCTGAATCAAGAAGGTCGAGTGAAACTATTTAAAGCGAAGCACCCGCTTATTCCGGCTGATGTCGTGGTGGCAAACGATATTTTCTTAGGAGAAGAGTTTACAACAATCGTGATTACCGGTCCGAATACAGGCGGGAAGACCGTCACGTTAAAAACGATTGGACTTTGTACGTTGATGGCGCAAGCTGGATTACAGATTCCAGCTCTTGATGGTTCAGAAGTGGCTGTTTTTTCAGCAGTATATGCTGATATTGGCGATGAACAGTCAATTGAGCAAAGCTTAAGTACATTTTCTTCTCATATGGTCAATATTGTTGAAATTTTGGAGCATGTGGATCATGAAAGTTTAGTTTTATTTGATGAGCTTGGGGCAGGAACTGACCCGCAAGAAGGAGCAGCTTTAGCGATTTCTATTTTAGATGAAGTGTATAAGCGGGGTGCCCGAGTTATTGCGACGACTCATTATCCAGAATTAAAGGCCTATGGTTATGACCGTGAGGGTGTAATTAATGCGAGCGTTGAATTTGATGTGGAGTCATTAAGACCAACGTATAAGCTATTGATTGGTGTACCTGGTCGAAGTAATGCATTTGAAATTTCAAAACGTCTTGGCTTAAACGAGAAAGTCATTAATCATGCGCGAAGTCATATTGGTGAGGAGACGAATCAAGTTGAAACGATGATTGCCTCATTAGAAGCAAGTCGTCGTCAGGCAGAGGAAGAAGAGAAAGAAGCGGCGGATTATTTAAAGCAATCGGAAAAACTGCATCGAGACTTGCAGCAACAAATTGCGGAATATTACAATGAACGCGACAAGCTGATGGAGAAAGCATCAACGGAAGCAGCCGCTATTGTTGAAAATGCAAAAAAAGAAGCAGAAAAGATTATTAGAGATTTACGCAAGCTTCGTTTGGAGAAGCGAGCAGATGTCAAGGAGCATGAATTAATCGATGCAAAGAAACGATTAGAAGAGGCTGCACCTGAGCTGAAAAAATCACCGAAAATGGCAGTATCATCGCAAAAACGGGCATGGCAGCCTGGCGATGAAGTGAAAGTGACAAGCTTCGGGCAAAAAGGCTATTTAATTGAAAAAGCATCGTCTGATGAATGGCATGTACAAATGGGTATTATGAAGATGAAAGTAAAAGAAGCAGACCTTGAATTTATTAAGTCAGCTCAAAAAGAAAAACAAACGAAGCCGCTTACGACAATTAAGGGGAAAGACTACCATGTTAGTCTTGAGCTGGATCTTCGTGGAGAGCGCTATGAAAATGCACTTTCAAGGGTTGAAAAATATATTGATGATGCACTTTTAGCGAGCTATCCAAGAGTGTCCGTCATCCATGGAAAAGGCACGGGAGCTCTGAGACAAGGCGTTCAAGAATATTTGAAAAATCATCGCTCGGTTAAACGGATTCGCTTTGGAGAAGCAGGCGAAGGCGGCAATGGTGTTACGATTGTAGAATTTAAATAA
- the polX gene encoding DNA polymerase/3'-5' exonuclease PolX, with product MSINKKDLIKLLETIAIYMELKGDNPFKVSAFRKAAAALEADDRSLSAIDDFTALSGIGKGTAAVIDEFIQEGKSTVLEELQEEVPKGLIPLLKLQGLGGKKIAKLHKELHIRDINDLKLACEEGKVSALTGFGKKTEEKILAAIDEAGARPERLPLSFMLPIAEGIERALANMKAVIRSSRAGSIRRMRETIKDLDFILSTDEPEIVKEQLLALPRIKQVIAAGDTKVSVVLDGEYDVSVDFRIVKDVEFITTLHHFTGSKDHNVRMRQLAKDRGEKISEYGVENIETGDVLTFETEEQFYQHFGLPFISPELREDGTEVDQYDGHEPLISLADIQGDLHMHTTWSDGAYSIEEMIEACRAKGYRYMAITDHSQYLKVANGLTAERLREQKKIIHELNEQYDDMTILSGIEMDILPDGTLDFDDELLAEMDLVIASIHSSFSQPREVIMERLKTALHNPHVDIIAHPTGRIIDKRAGYDVDIEMLIEWARETNTALELNANPHRLDLAAPYLRKAQEAGVPIIINTDAHNIDMLEHMEIGVSAAKKGWLKKSSVLNAKSADELLTFLNRNN from the coding sequence ATGTCTATTAATAAAAAAGATCTTATTAAATTATTGGAAACGATTGCGATATATATGGAGTTAAAAGGGGATAACCCATTCAAGGTGTCAGCGTTCCGTAAAGCAGCAGCAGCACTTGAAGCAGATGATCGCAGCTTGTCAGCGATTGATGATTTTACAGCGCTTAGTGGGATTGGTAAGGGGACAGCGGCTGTCATTGATGAATTTATCCAAGAAGGCAAATCGACGGTTTTAGAAGAGTTACAAGAGGAGGTGCCAAAAGGGTTAATTCCTCTTTTAAAGCTTCAAGGTCTTGGCGGGAAAAAAATTGCTAAGCTACATAAAGAGCTTCATATCCGTGATATTAACGATTTGAAGTTAGCCTGTGAAGAAGGGAAAGTAAGTGCACTAACGGGTTTTGGCAAAAAAACAGAAGAGAAAATTCTTGCGGCAATTGATGAAGCGGGGGCACGGCCAGAACGATTGCCATTATCATTTATGCTGCCTATTGCCGAGGGAATTGAACGAGCGTTAGCAAATATGAAAGCGGTTATTCGTTCGTCACGGGCAGGAAGTATTCGTCGTATGCGTGAAACGATTAAAGATTTAGATTTTATTCTATCTACTGATGAGCCGGAAATTGTGAAAGAACAGCTTTTAGCATTGCCGCGTATTAAGCAGGTTATTGCCGCGGGTGATACGAAAGTGTCGGTTGTTTTGGATGGTGAATACGATGTATCTGTTGATTTTCGTATTGTAAAAGATGTTGAATTTATTACAACGCTGCATCATTTTACTGGTTCAAAGGATCATAATGTGCGTATGCGTCAGCTTGCGAAAGATCGTGGAGAGAAAATTAGTGAATATGGTGTAGAGAATATAGAAACAGGTGATGTGCTTACATTTGAAACAGAGGAACAATTTTATCAGCATTTCGGCCTGCCGTTTATTTCTCCAGAATTACGGGAGGATGGGACGGAAGTAGATCAATATGACGGACATGAGCCGTTGATTTCACTTGCTGATATTCAAGGTGACCTTCATATGCATACGACATGGAGCGATGGTGCGTATTCAATTGAAGAAATGATTGAAGCTTGCCGTGCCAAAGGCTATCGATATATGGCGATTACTGATCATTCGCAGTATTTAAAGGTAGCTAATGGCTTAACAGCTGAGCGTTTGCGTGAGCAAAAGAAAATCATTCATGAATTAAATGAACAGTATGACGATATGACGATTTTATCAGGCATTGAAATGGATATTTTACCAGATGGAACGCTCGATTTCGATGATGAACTATTAGCGGAGATGGACCTTGTTATTGCTTCAATTCACTCAAGCTTCTCACAACCGCGTGAAGTCATTATGGAGCGTTTGAAAACAGCACTTCATAACCCGCATGTGGATATTATTGCTCACCCGACAGGAAGAATTATTGACAAACGAGCAGGCTATGATGTAGATATTGAAATGCTTATCGAATGGGCACGTGAAACGAATACTGCATTAGAGTTAAATGCAAACCCGCATCGCCTTGATTTAGCAGCACCCTATTTACGAAAAGCCCAAGAAGCGGGTGTACCGATTATCATTAATACGGATGCGCATAATATCGACATGCTTGAACATATGGAAATTGGTGTTTCTGCGGCGAAAAAAGGCTGGCTGAAAAAATCGTCTGTCTTAAATGCTAAGAGTGCTGATGAATTACTTACATTTTTAAATAGAAATAACTAA
- a CDS encoding CvpA family protein: MFDLAILAILLIGLLIGLRRGFILQIIHLTGFIVAFIVAYVYYDELAPKLNLWVPFPAMGDSSTLKMFFDTVGLDTAYYNAIAFAIIFFITKIVWHMIGAMLDFIAHLPILKQLNRWGGGILGFMEVYLILFIILYIVALLPMDAVQEPLNGSFLAEAIVRDTPFLSNQVEKLWFYNVPS, translated from the coding sequence ATGTTTGATTTGGCAATCTTAGCTATCCTTCTCATCGGATTGTTAATTGGTTTAAGGCGCGGCTTTATATTACAAATCATCCACTTGACCGGCTTTATTGTCGCGTTTATTGTGGCCTATGTATATTATGATGAACTGGCTCCAAAACTGAATTTATGGGTTCCGTTCCCGGCGATGGGCGATTCAAGCACATTAAAGATGTTTTTTGATACAGTCGGTTTAGATACTGCTTATTATAATGCAATTGCTTTTGCTATTATTTTCTTTATTACGAAAATTGTATGGCATATGATTGGGGCGATGCTTGATTTTATTGCACACTTGCCTATTTTAAAACAGCTGAATCGCTGGGGTGGCGGTATATTAGGATTTATGGAAGTCTATTTAATCTTGTTTATTATATTATATATTGTAGCTCTTTTGCCAATGGATGCGGTTCAAGAACCGTTAAATGGCTCATTTCTAGCAGAAGCTATTGTGAGAGATACACCGTTTTTATCTAATCAAGTAGAGAAGCTTTGGTTTTATAATGTACCTTCTTAA
- the zapA gene encoding cell division protein ZapA: MSDDTRNRVTVDIYGQPYTIVGAESASHIRQVASMVDEKMREISVKNPSLDTSKLAVLTAVNTIHDYLKIQEQLHQLQLKLQKEKD, translated from the coding sequence TTGTCAGACGATACACGAAATAGAGTTACAGTAGATATATATGGTCAACCATATACGATCGTCGGTGCCGAAAGCGCAAGTCATATTCGCCAAGTAGCTTCGATGGTTGACGAGAAAATGAGAGAAATTAGTGTGAAAAATCCGAGCCTGGATACGAGTAAACTAGCAGTGCTGACGGCGGTCAATACGATACATGATTACCTCAAAATCCAAGAACAATTGCACCAGCTTCAACTGAAATTACAGAAAGAAAAGGACTGA
- the rnhC gene encoding ribonuclease HIII: MSHVVLIVHASQISKMKEHYKDSLVNTLPPGSLFSARPAHCAITAYKSGKVLFQGANAEKEAAKWKENAHTAPSAKKTPSVKTHRYSPPANIGTLSVVGSDEVGTGDYFGPMTVVAVYAKKEQLPLLKELGVQDSKNLKDPQIIEIAKLIKDVVPFSLLTCDNPKYNTLQAKGMSQGKIKALLHNQAIKHVLTKIEPEKPDAVLIDQFAEPGVFFNYLKGQELFQADATYLSTKAEGVHLSVAAASILARYAFIRRFEQLSEKAGFTIPKGAGSKVDEAAARLIYEKGTEALHEFTKVHFANTEKAKNLYKKKY, translated from the coding sequence ATGTCCCATGTTGTCCTAATCGTTCATGCATCACAAATATCCAAAATGAAAGAGCATTATAAAGATTCCCTTGTTAATACATTACCGCCAGGCAGCTTATTTAGCGCACGACCGGCCCATTGTGCCATCACCGCCTATAAATCAGGAAAAGTATTATTCCAAGGAGCAAATGCCGAAAAAGAAGCGGCGAAATGGAAAGAAAACGCTCACACAGCCCCATCAGCCAAAAAAACACCATCTGTAAAAACACATCGTTATTCGCCACCGGCTAACATCGGCACCCTATCTGTCGTCGGCTCCGATGAAGTTGGTACCGGTGATTACTTTGGTCCAATGACCGTTGTGGCGGTTTATGCAAAGAAAGAACAGCTACCTCTGTTAAAAGAGCTCGGCGTTCAAGATTCCAAAAATTTAAAAGACCCGCAAATTATCGAGATTGCTAAGTTAATTAAAGATGTTGTCCCATTCAGCCTGTTAACTTGCGACAATCCAAAATATAATACACTTCAAGCAAAAGGCATGTCACAAGGTAAAATCAAGGCACTGTTACATAATCAAGCCATTAAACATGTATTAACAAAAATTGAGCCTGAAAAGCCTGATGCTGTCTTAATCGACCAGTTTGCCGAACCCGGTGTATTCTTCAATTATTTAAAAGGACAAGAACTATTTCAAGCAGATGCTACCTATTTAAGCACAAAAGCAGAAGGCGTTCACCTAAGCGTGGCCGCGGCCTCCATTCTAGCTCGCTATGCTTTTATTCGACGCTTCGAACAGCTTAGTGAAAAAGCAGGCTTTACCATTCCAAAAGGTGCTGGTTCTAAAGTCGATGAAGCAGCTGCTCGTTTAATTTATGAAAAAGGAACAGAGGCATTGCATGAATTTACAAAAGTTCATTTTGCCAATACGGAAAAAGCGAAGAATTTGTATAAAAAGAAATATTAA